Proteins from a single region of Oncorhynchus keta strain PuntledgeMale-10-30-2019 chromosome 20, Oket_V2, whole genome shotgun sequence:
- the LOC118399283 gene encoding gamma-enolase-like isoform X1, with protein sequence MATRFKPASLRVLARLSKLEATHANPYRIADIQGRYIRLDSLRQQWEDDHKRALKYGKLCGSSKGMSIVSIVAREILDSRGNPTVEVDLCTEKGLFRAAVPSGASTGIYEALELRDGDKTRYRGKGVLKAVGHINDTLAPALIASGISVVEQEQLDNTMIEMDGTENKSQFGANAILGVSLAICKAGAAEKEVPLYRHIADLAGNTELVLPVPAFNVINGGSHAGNKLAMQEFMVLPVGAESFRDALRVGSELYHTLRGVIQEKYGQDATNVGDEGGFAPNILENSEALELIKTAIEKAGFTDKVVIGMDVAASEFYREGKYDLDFKSPPDADRHISGEELSDIYQGFVNDYPVVSIEDPFDQDDWAAWSRLTASVGIQVVGDDLTVTNPKRIEKAAEKRACNCLLLKVNQIGSVTEAIQACKLAQANGWGVMVSHRSGETEDTFIADLVVGLCTGQIKTGAPCRSERLAKYNQLMRIEEELGDQARFAGYNFRNPTAL encoded by the exons ATGGCAACTA GATTCAAACCGGCAAGCCTTCGGGTACTGGCCCGACTTTCTAAGCTTGAGGCTACCCATGCCAACCCATACAGGATTGCTGACATACAGGGACGCTACATTAGGTTGGACTCTCTCAGGCAGCAATGGGAAGATGACCACAAGAGGGCACTGAAGTATGGGAAGCTGTGTGGTAGCAGCAAAGG gaTGTCGATTGTCAGCATCGTTGCGAGGGAGATCCTAGACTCCCGGGGAAACCCCACTGTGGAGGTGGACCTGTGCACAGAGAAAG gtctTTTCAGGGCTGCAGTGCCCAGTGGAGCGTCCACAGGCATCTATGAGGCTCTAGAGCTGAGGGATGGAGACAAGACCCGCTACAGGGGCAaag GTGTGCTCAAGGCAGTGGGCCACATCAACGACACTCTGGCTCCTGCTCTCATAGCATCG GGTATCAGTGTTGTGGAGCAGGAGCAACTGGACAACACGATGATTGAAATGGACGGCACAGAGAACAAGT CTCAGTTTGGTGCTAATGCTATCCTGGGAGTCTCCCTGGCCATTTGCAAGGCTGGTGCAGCAGAAAAAGAGGTCCCCCTGTACCGTCACATCGCTGACCTGGCAGGAAACACAGAGCTGGTGCTGCCAGTTCCA GCGTTCAACGTGATCAACGGAGGCTCCCACGCAGGCAACAAGCTAGCCATGCAGGAGTTCATGGTACTTCCTGTCGGGGCGGAGTCTTTCAGGGACGCGCTTCGGGTGGGCTCCGAGCTGTACCACACGCTCAGGGGGGTGATCCAGGAGAAGTACGGCCAGGACGCTACCAACGTGGGCGACGAGGGGGGGTTCGCCCCCAATATCCTGGAGAACAGTGAGG CGTTGGAGCTGATAAAGACAGCCATCGAGAAAGCGGGCTTCACGGATAAGGTGGTGATCGGGATGGATGTGGCGGCGTCCGAGTTCTACCGCGAGGGGAAGTACGACCTGGACTTCAAGTCTCCTCCGGACGCTGACAGGCACATCAGCGGAGAGGAGCTGTCAGACATCTACCAAGGCTTCGTTAACGACTACCCAG TGGTGTCCATCGAGGACCCGTTTGATCAGGATGACTGGGCCGCCTGGTCCCGCCTCACGGCTTCCGTGGGCATCCAGGTTGTCGGGGACGACCTGACGGTGACCAATCCCAAGAGGATAGAGAAGGCTGCCGAGAAGCGGGCCTGCAACTGCCTACTGCTCAAAGTCAACCAGATCGGCTCTGTCACTGAAGCCATCCAGGC gtGTAAGCTAGCCCAGGCCAATGGCTGGGGGGTGATGGTCAGTCACCGttcaggagagacagaggacactttCATCGCTGACCTGGTGGTGGGGCTCTGCACTGGACag ATTAAGACAGGAGCCCCATGTAGATCTGAAAGGCTGGCCAAGTACAACCAGCTCATGAG GATCGAGGAGGAGTTGGGGGATCAAGCTCGCTTTGCAGGCTATAACTTCAGAAACCCCACTGCCCTgtga
- the LOC118399283 gene encoding gamma-enolase-like isoform X2 — MSIVSIVAREILDSRGNPTVEVDLCTEKGLFRAAVPSGASTGIYEALELRDGDKTRYRGKGVLKAVGHINDTLAPALIASGISVVEQEQLDNTMIEMDGTENKSQFGANAILGVSLAICKAGAAEKEVPLYRHIADLAGNTELVLPVPAFNVINGGSHAGNKLAMQEFMVLPVGAESFRDALRVGSELYHTLRGVIQEKYGQDATNVGDEGGFAPNILENSEALELIKTAIEKAGFTDKVVIGMDVAASEFYREGKYDLDFKSPPDADRHISGEELSDIYQGFVNDYPVVSIEDPFDQDDWAAWSRLTASVGIQVVGDDLTVTNPKRIEKAAEKRACNCLLLKVNQIGSVTEAIQACKLAQANGWGVMVSHRSGETEDTFIADLVVGLCTGQIKTGAPCRSERLAKYNQLMRIEEELGDQARFAGYNFRNPTAL, encoded by the exons aTGTCGATTGTCAGCATCGTTGCGAGGGAGATCCTAGACTCCCGGGGAAACCCCACTGTGGAGGTGGACCTGTGCACAGAGAAAG gtctTTTCAGGGCTGCAGTGCCCAGTGGAGCGTCCACAGGCATCTATGAGGCTCTAGAGCTGAGGGATGGAGACAAGACCCGCTACAGGGGCAaag GTGTGCTCAAGGCAGTGGGCCACATCAACGACACTCTGGCTCCTGCTCTCATAGCATCG GGTATCAGTGTTGTGGAGCAGGAGCAACTGGACAACACGATGATTGAAATGGACGGCACAGAGAACAAGT CTCAGTTTGGTGCTAATGCTATCCTGGGAGTCTCCCTGGCCATTTGCAAGGCTGGTGCAGCAGAAAAAGAGGTCCCCCTGTACCGTCACATCGCTGACCTGGCAGGAAACACAGAGCTGGTGCTGCCAGTTCCA GCGTTCAACGTGATCAACGGAGGCTCCCACGCAGGCAACAAGCTAGCCATGCAGGAGTTCATGGTACTTCCTGTCGGGGCGGAGTCTTTCAGGGACGCGCTTCGGGTGGGCTCCGAGCTGTACCACACGCTCAGGGGGGTGATCCAGGAGAAGTACGGCCAGGACGCTACCAACGTGGGCGACGAGGGGGGGTTCGCCCCCAATATCCTGGAGAACAGTGAGG CGTTGGAGCTGATAAAGACAGCCATCGAGAAAGCGGGCTTCACGGATAAGGTGGTGATCGGGATGGATGTGGCGGCGTCCGAGTTCTACCGCGAGGGGAAGTACGACCTGGACTTCAAGTCTCCTCCGGACGCTGACAGGCACATCAGCGGAGAGGAGCTGTCAGACATCTACCAAGGCTTCGTTAACGACTACCCAG TGGTGTCCATCGAGGACCCGTTTGATCAGGATGACTGGGCCGCCTGGTCCCGCCTCACGGCTTCCGTGGGCATCCAGGTTGTCGGGGACGACCTGACGGTGACCAATCCCAAGAGGATAGAGAAGGCTGCCGAGAAGCGGGCCTGCAACTGCCTACTGCTCAAAGTCAACCAGATCGGCTCTGTCACTGAAGCCATCCAGGC gtGTAAGCTAGCCCAGGCCAATGGCTGGGGGGTGATGGTCAGTCACCGttcaggagagacagaggacactttCATCGCTGACCTGGTGGTGGGGCTCTGCACTGGACag ATTAAGACAGGAGCCCCATGTAGATCTGAAAGGCTGGCCAAGTACAACCAGCTCATGAG GATCGAGGAGGAGTTGGGGGATCAAGCTCGCTTTGCAGGCTATAACTTCAGAAACCCCACTGCCCTgtga
- the LOC118399285 gene encoding triosephosphate isomerase A, with amino-acid sequence MSSRTFFVGGNWKMNGDKKSLGDLITTLNTASLHDETEVVCGAPTVYLDFARSNLDARIGVAAQNCYKVAKGAFTGEISPAMIKDCGVEWVILGHSERRHVFGESDELIGQKVAHALESDLGVIACIGEKLEEREAGTTEEVVYAQTQAIADNVKDWSKVVLAYEPVWAIGTGKTASPEQAQEVHEKLREWVRANVSEAVADSVRIIYGGSVTGANCKELGSQNDVDGFLVGGASLKPEFVDIINARA; translated from the exons ATGTCGTCCAGAACATTCTTCGTAGGAGGAAACTGGAAGATGAACGGTGACAAGAAGAGCCTGGGCGACCTCATAACGACTCTGAACACCGCAAGCCTCCACGATGAAACCG AGGTGGTGTGTGGCGCTCCCACCGTCTACCTCGACTTTGCCCGCTCGAACCTGGATGCCAGGATCGGTGTGGCTGCACAGAACTGCTACAAAGTCGCCAAGGGGGCTTTCACTGGCGAGATCAG CCCTGCGATGATAAAGGACTGTGGCGTGGAGTGGGTGATTCTGGGCCACTCGGAGAGGCGTCATGTGTTCGGGGAGAGCGACGAGCTGATTGGTCAGAAGGTGGCCCACGCCCTGGAGAGTGACCTGGGGGTGATCGCCTGCATCGGAGAGaagctggaggagagggaggctggaACCACAGAGGAGGTGGTGTACGCCCAGACCCAGGCCATCGCAG ACAACGTGAAGGACTGGAGCAAAGTGGTGCTGGCTTACGAGCCTGTGTGGGCCATCGGTACCGGCAAGACGGCCTCACCCGAGCAG GCCCAGGAGGTGCATGAGAAACTGAGGGAGTGGGTCAGGGCCAACGTCTCTGAGGCCGTGGCCGACTCTGTCCGCATCATCTACGGAG gCTCAGTTACAGGGGCCAACTGCAAAGAGCTGGGCTCCCAAAACGACGTGGACGGCTTCCTGGTTGGCGGAGCCTCCCTCAAGCCAGAGTTTGTTGACATCATCAACGCGCGTGCCTAG